The following are encoded in a window of Cryptomeria japonica unplaced genomic scaffold, Sugi_1.0 HiC_scaffold_22, whole genome shotgun sequence genomic DNA:
- the LOC131066022 gene encoding uncharacterized protein LOC131066022, producing MLEDLELQLSQPNQRLAKMLPKVQKVGLGLDLDMGKQLIGSRSGTRASDSKARSRRSDSLPRSSGSSSGTSGASVRSTGSTATAASGTGSTSASYTSIAAGTSDSSSRELGSYAREAKTESRSSRTAGFGSLTGQDAGPA from the exons ATGCTAGAGGACCTGGAACTGCAACTTAGTCAACCGAATCAACGACTAGCTAAGATGCTTCCAAAGGTTCAAAAGGTGGGTCTGGGTCTCGATCTGGATATGGGTAAACAACTGATTGGATCTCGATCTGGAACACGAGCATCGGACTCCAAAGCACGATCACGAAGGTCAGACTCTCTACCACGATCATCTGGTTCTTCATCTGGAACATCTG GTGCTTCTGTTCGGTCAACTGGGTCAACTGCTACTGCTGCTTCTGGAACTGGATCTACTTCTGCTTCATATACATCAATAGCTGCTGG AACATCTGACTCTTCATCTCGAGAATTAGGTTCTTATGCTCGAGAAGCAAAGACTGAATCCCGATCATCACGAACAGCAGGCTTTGGCTCTCTTACTGGTCAGGATGCTGGTCCTGCTTAG